In a single window of the Littorina saxatilis isolate snail1 linkage group LG3, US_GU_Lsax_2.0, whole genome shotgun sequence genome:
- the LOC138962663 gene encoding rab-like protein 3 isoform X2: MAAIGAIDKAKVLVVGDSGVGKTSLVHLICHNEPCHNPSATIGCSVEVKFHEFRAGTPAEKDYFLELWDIGGSSSHRNSRSIFYHQVHGIILVHDLTNRKSHQNLRKWLAEVLNKDTDVRNNGKEIDPETFAGNQIPILVIGSKADSAEGLREQSTSRSSAVAEECGADELKLDSMNVKYLAPGSTNSVKLTKFLDKVIERRYSSNQGHMSPLQTRRTWKNAHID; the protein is encoded by the exons ATGGCGGCTATAGGAGCAATAGATAAGGCAAAAGTTCTTGTTGTTGGCGATTCAG GTGTAGGTAAAACGTCCCTGGTTCATCTGATCTGTCATAATGAGCCTTGTCACAACCCTTCTGCAACTATTGGCTGCTCTGTGGAAGTGAAG TTTCACGAATTCCGAGCAGGAACACCAGCAGAAAAAGACTACTTCCTGGAACTGTGGGACATTGGAGGCTCATCCAGTCACCGAAACAGCAGATCCATATTTTACCATCAAGTACATG GTATAATTCTTGTGCATGACCTGACGAATCGCAAGTCACATCAGAACCTTCGCAAATGGTTGGCAGAGGTTTTAAATAAGGACACAGACGTCAGAAACAATGG TAAAGAGATAGACCCCGAGACGTTCGCTGGCAACCAGATCCCAATCCTTGTGATTGGCAGCAAAGCGGATTCGGCAGAAGGTCTGAGAGAGCAAAGTACATCCAGAAGTTCTGCTGTGGCAGAGGAGTGTGGTGCTGATGAGCTTAAGCTT GACAGCATGAATGTGAAATACCTTGCACCTGGCTCAACTAATTCTGTAAAGCTAACCAAATTTTTGGATAAG GTTATTGAGCGTCGTTACTCCAGCAATCAG
- the LOC138962663 gene encoding rab-like protein 3 isoform X1, producing the protein MAAIGAIDKAKVLVVGDSGVGKTSLVHLICHNEPCHNPSATIGCSVEVKFHEFRAGTPAEKDYFLELWDIGGSSSHRNSRSIFYHQVHGIILVHDLTNRKSHQNLRKWLAEVLNKDTDVRNNGKEIDPETFAGNQIPILVIGSKADSAEGLREQSTSRSSAVAEECGADELKLDSMNVKYLAPGSTNSVKLTKFLDKVIERRYSSNQVSGNRSPYDYSEDYRDKFQ; encoded by the exons ATGGCGGCTATAGGAGCAATAGATAAGGCAAAAGTTCTTGTTGTTGGCGATTCAG GTGTAGGTAAAACGTCCCTGGTTCATCTGATCTGTCATAATGAGCCTTGTCACAACCCTTCTGCAACTATTGGCTGCTCTGTGGAAGTGAAG TTTCACGAATTCCGAGCAGGAACACCAGCAGAAAAAGACTACTTCCTGGAACTGTGGGACATTGGAGGCTCATCCAGTCACCGAAACAGCAGATCCATATTTTACCATCAAGTACATG GTATAATTCTTGTGCATGACCTGACGAATCGCAAGTCACATCAGAACCTTCGCAAATGGTTGGCAGAGGTTTTAAATAAGGACACAGACGTCAGAAACAATGG TAAAGAGATAGACCCCGAGACGTTCGCTGGCAACCAGATCCCAATCCTTGTGATTGGCAGCAAAGCGGATTCGGCAGAAGGTCTGAGAGAGCAAAGTACATCCAGAAGTTCTGCTGTGGCAGAGGAGTGTGGTGCTGATGAGCTTAAGCTT GACAGCATGAATGTGAAATACCTTGCACCTGGCTCAACTAATTCTGTAAAGCTAACCAAATTTTTGGATAAG GTTATTGAGCGTCGTTACTCCAGCAATCAGGTCAGTGGTAACAGAAGCCCTTATGATTACTCAGAAGATTACCGAGACAAGTTCCAGTAA